The DNA window AATTGGTTTGAATTGCTTCAGGTTTAGTTGCACTCACTGGGTTCAAAACGCTGGTGGCCCATGAGTTTCCCACCCGGATACCATCTATTTGGAGGGAGCACCCGGTAAGGCCGGATTGTGCATAGTTGTTGACCAATACCACGCTTGCCTGTCCGGTATAATCATCACCATCAATGGTCGTTGCCATAGGTTTTATTGGTTCGACCGCAGGGACCCCTCTTTCAAAAACATACAAGGAAGATGAGTCATTGGCCACTCCCTGTTTGATGGAATACTTCAGCACGATGAGATAGGTTTTTTGTATTTCAAATACGGCATTGGCATAATTGATATCTTTCTCGATTTGCTTTTGTACACCGAGATTAAAGGTCCTGTTAGAAAGCCTTTTAATGCTTAGGCTCGTATTCAGATTGGTGCCACCGGAATTGGGATTGAAGGCAATGCAATATCCTTCTGTGACAGTAGCCGGCAAACTATCCACCCGAAACATAAAAGATAAATAGGCTGCCCCCGAAGTAACCGGCTCACTAAAGTGGTGATAAAGTACATCCCCGTTGCCGGAGTTGGAAATCAGACAACTATTGCCCCTGCCTGAACCTGCATAATCCTTGTATTCAAGTCCCGGGCTTACTACTTTAATATTGTATTCTAAATCAATACCGGATCTAAACCATTCCCCTGAATTTTCAAGGCTGTCCACAGGAGCGTAGATAAAATCTTCTGTGAATAGATTCTGGGCACTTATTTCAATGGTAAGCATCCAAATGAAAGTTAAAATACAGTAGATGTTTTTCATGTTTTGATAATTTTTGCGAAATTATAATCTGTTTGCAAAAAATAAGTTGTAAATATCAAAAAAAAGTAAAATAATTTTAATTTTTTAAATGCCTAATGATGAATTCATCCTATCTAAAGGCCTTGTAAAATTCTGCCCGATCGTATTCATATTTTAATAATTTTTCAACAGGGATGTCCAGCATCACACTGGATTTATGTTCATAGTCTTCTGGATATTTATTTTTAAAGTATTGAATAATGATGTCATATGTGTAAGGATGGTCGAAGTCTTTTTTTAGAAAATTAAGATCAATTGATTTTTTATTTGGATTGGATGTTCTCCATGAATTATACAGGTAGAAATAGTAGACCACAATTTTTAAGCAAATTTCATGGAGGTCTTCTGCATTAATTTTATCTTCGGATGGCTTAATGAAATGTTTTTGTACAATTTCAAAATTGGATTGAAGGATCTCCGTAGTCTCCGAAATGTTTTGACCGGGCAATGGGAATTCACCGGAGGAGGTAGTTAGGGTTAAGCCATGAATGTTTTCGGTCAGTTCAATTTTTATATTTTCAATAAAAAATACCATGAAGAAGGAAGTTTTTATTGGTGGCTGTCCAACCAGTTTTTAACAGCCAGCCGATATGAATTGAGCGATTCATCAAAATACTGTTTATCTTGTTTGCTCGTACGTTCAGGGGGAGTTTTGATCAAAATTTCCTGCAGTCTTAACATGTCCGGCAAGAATAAATCGGAACTGTCTTTAAATTGTGTTTCTAAAACACGACACACGGTTTCAATTTGGATGTACCCTATATAAAGACTGTTTGGGTCACTGAGTGATTTTTGCAGGCCATCAGCCATCAGGGGAAGACTTTTTTTTAAGGGTTGAATGAAATCTGCTGGATGATCAATTTTATTGCCATCTAAAAATGCATATCCCCAATATACATCACTAAGTTCAGGATGGTTTAGCATCTCCATCAGTTCTCCTTCCCAGTTTTCGTATGATTTAATTTTGCTCACTGCTGCACTTCGAATCCTTTCATCATTGTTTCGATGAGTATGGCTTAACAGCCCTTTTATGGAAGGATCTTGATATTTATTGATTTCTTGCATGGAGGCATTGAATGCCCATTGAGAACTGTCTGCGCTTTCCGTGTGTCGCACGGTTTTCGCTGTCCTGACTATTTTAGGAATAAGTACAAGTCCAAAACCCAGAAAACACCCCAGCAAAAGTGGAGCCTTATAAAAAAATGGCGAAAGTGTGGATTGCCATTCCGGATTTAATATAATGGCATACGGCACCAGCATCAGCAATGGCAACCATAAAGAACCAAAATATACAGGCAGGCTCAGCAAATTCCACATTCCTGAAAGGTGGGCAGATGACCTAAATTCCATTCTGGCCATCGCACAATAAACAACTCCTGCCACCATACCTGACCACAAGATTCCTACTCCAATATTTCTCAATGTTTTAGTGTCGGACAACCAATTAAAACCTCCTTTGGAAGTGATGAAAATGGTCAGTAATAAACTGCTTACTGCATACGCAGCCATAATGACGAATCCAATAAAGGCATATCCCATAAGCCGTTCACCGGTTGCATTCACCTTTTGTAAGTTGAAAATGATCAGTGCAAGATAAGTAGTGGAAGTAAGGCCAAGTAACAGATTTCCAAACATGAGATTGTATATAAAGATGAAAGATAAGAAATCAATTGGACTATATTGATTAAAGAATTCCTTAATTTAGTGAGTCTTAAATTTTCTTTTTATTCCAAGTGCAATATTCGCTAGAAGGATAAGCTGACCCAATACAAATGTAAAAAATAGAATTTGAATAGAGATTCCAATGAATTCATGATTCTTTGTTGTAAAATGTGATGGATGGATGCCGATATATAGTAGGATAAATAAAAGGAATGCTGTGATTGTCGTTATTAGCACATGAGTACAGCTAAGGGTTTTAGAATATAAGTAATTGTTGATCCCTAAATACAATATGCAAAGGCATGTTAGAGAAATGGGAATGATCCAGAGGAAATTGTTAAATGAAATTCCAAGCACAACAATTTCCTGTCTATCTTGTATTGCAATCGGAAGAAATGCCACAACATTTACCAAAAAAATGGATGTAATCAATAAAAGTAAATATGGATTTTCTTTCAGATAAATATTTAGTTTCATTCTCTATGATTATAATTACCTTTTATTTTTGGCAGCGAGGACGTACTTTTTCTTAAAAATCTACTGCTCCCAATTTTACAATTTAAAATTTCATTGCTTCATATTATTTATTATATTTACGGTTTAAATTTACTGCAATATACGCCTTCTAATATTTGCGAATTAGATTTCTTAAAAATTAGTTTGGGAATCAAATTATAAACAAATGTTTAAGCAGAGACAAGTGGCATTTTGCAGTCAATTATAGAGTTTGGCTTCATAATAGAGGAACATAATATGATCGCGAGAAATGCAATTGATTGGCATACCGGTATTGCCAGAAATTTTGACCAAAAATATACAACGAGCAAGAATTTCAGGGAACGTTATTCCATATGGACGGACATTATTGACAAATACAGTAATGATAAATTTCTCGTTTTAGACATTGGTTGTGGGAGTGGGGTGTTTTCATTTTATTCTGCAGAAAGGAATAAAGAGGTTATTGGTGTTGATGCAAGTGAAAAGATGTTGCAAATATGCTTTGAAAAGTTGGATGAACTGGCTACAAAAAATGTAAAATTCATAAATGGGAATATAGAGTCCCTGTCTCAGCACGTTGATCACAAGGCTGATATGGTCATTTGTTCAAGCGTATTGGAATACATCGACGATCTGGATGCATCTATAGAGCTGATTAAGCAATCAATGAATGTAGATGGGGTGTTTTTATTATCTATGCCAAACAAACAGAGTCTATACAGAAAATTGGAGGCGCTTTCTTACAAACTCTTTGGACGACCTAAGTATTATAAGTATGTCAAAAACGTCTGCACATTGGATGAAATGACAATCAAGCTAAAGAGGTTTGGCTTTTCTACAATGGAATATAAATACTATGGCGAAACCACATTTCTATCTGCCATATTTCGCAAAATGAGGTTGCCCCAATATTCTGACAATTTGTATGTGATTGTTGCGCGGGTATTATCCGGACAGACTGAGGCCAAATCCTGACATTGCAAATTAGATTGGACAGTATAAAAAAATCAGCCCATTTAACATTTAGGGAGATATAATTTCGGTCAACTAGTTCAGGTCTTAAAATTGTTATTTGCTAATTACTTTCTATTTTATCCTTAAAGGTCACTTTGCCGGTGTCTAAATCATAATATGCTCCTATCACAGTTAAGTGTTTGTCCTCAACAAGATGCTTTAAAATAGGTGTCGAATTTTGCAAGGTGGTGACACCATGGTTGATGTTGGCATGTATGGCCAGATCAGGATTGGTTTTTAAGCTGTCCAGAATTGCTTTTTCTTCATCTTCGTTTGAAATATAGTCTACGATGTTTTGAATGTGATCTTCATGCCTTTCATTGTTGGATGAAATAAATGCTTCAATCGCACCGCAGTTTTCATGTCCCAGCACAATTACAAGATTGCAGTGCAAGTGCTCAACAGCATATTCTATACTTCCTAACTCATAGTCACCGATCACATTCCCGGCTGTCCGAATTGTAAAAATGTCTCCTAGTCCCTGATCAAAAATGAGTTCAGGTGGAATTCTCGAATCTGAACAACTTACAACGACAGCAAACGGATGCTGTCCTTTTTTAAGTTCTCTTATTCTTTGCAAAGTTTCATCAGGATGAATCGGAGCTCCCTTGGCAAATCTTTGATTTCCCAATTTCAATTTGTCCAGGGGACTCAATTGATCTAGTTGTACTTTATTGGTGTTCTGATTGCAAGAACAAGCTAAAATTATAAAATAGAATACAATTATTATCTTTTTCATGGATTTAAGGATTATTCGTTAGAGGTGAGGAACGGTTCGATTGATTTGGTATCGATTTTGAGAACCGAGATTTTCATTTATTGCAGTATTTGCTGATAATTTGAATAATCTAATACATAAATATTCAACGTAAATTTATCATTTTTGTTTTTACTTTCTTGTTTTATTTGATGAATGAATATTTTGTTTGATCGTAACGACAATTCTAAGAATTTTTGTCGTTTCGTATAAAAGTTCCTCGAATTTAATTTTTAATTGAGAGCGAATTATTATGCATTTGCAGCCTGCTTCTTTTATGGTGATTAAACCTAAATGTGTGTATTATTTAAAGTGAAAATATTGCTTCGAGAATTATGTCCATATTAATTGATTTATTGTCGCAAGATTTTGCAAAACACTAATCAAAAGATATTGGAAAGTAGATAAGAGCAATCAGAACTTGAATGCAGCATCCCATTTACTCCTAATAAGTTAACCTGTGTTATAGGTCGGATTGACTGAGTCAATGGTAAAAATACATTGTATTCTGGCAAAATTTAGGGTCAACTTTTCAATTAAATCAAAATTCCAATTAAATTTGTCATCAGTGAAAGGATCTATTTTATTTATAGCTTTTTTACTTTGCTTAGGTAGTAGGGTAAATTGTACTAATTATTATTTCTCTTCAAGCCGGGGGAACGATAATTGGAGCGGACGTCTTCAAGAACCCAACGCTTCCCGAACGGATGGTCCCAAAAACAGTCTACAGACCTTGAGCAATTTGCTGAATCAAACTGTTGGGGCGGGAGACAGTGTTTTTATGTCCAGATCTGATACCTGGACCACTGTTCAAGGCATCGAGCTTAGATCTGCCAACGGATCCCCCAACCAATACCTTTTTTTAGGAGCTTATGGAAATGGTTCTTTACCATTAATCTATTTAGAAGGTCAGGGTAATGTACTTACCTGCAGAGGCTCTGACACGGATCCTTCTTCATTTCTACACATCAGCCAAATTGCACTGAGCACCCGATTGACTACTAATCGACCAACGGGTCTCTGGGTAGGGGAGTCATGGTATCCCAATAAGCCACACCATATTTTATTGGATGGTTTACGGATCAACTATTGCAGCAATGGAATGATTCTTTATGAGCAAGACATTACAGTTCAAAATTGTCTTTTCACCAACAATGGAAATGGCAATACAGGTCAGGGAATCTTCTGTTCTGCAAAAAATGTAATTATTCGCGACAATGTTTTAGACAACAACGGCAGTGGAAGCGTTTTTGTGCACAGCATGTACATCAGCCAAACTGAAAATGTATTGATCGAAGGTAATGAAATCAAAAATGCGGACGACGGTCTAAAGCTAAGAACCACCAACAATCTCATCGTGCGCAACAACATTATACACGATACCCGCATTCATAGCATTCATCTTGGAGGGGATGAAGGAGGAGGTATGCGCAACGTAATTGTTGAGGGTAACATCCTGTTCAATGTTCCCCAAGGCCTAAGAATTGCGTCGGAATCAGGAAACCAGAGCCTCCTTACTGAAAATGTGATGGTAAGAAACAACATCTTTCCGGCCATGGTGCAAATCTCATCCAATGGCCCTGTGAAAGATATTTATTTTTTTAACAATCTCTTCCATTCGACCAACAATCAGCCGACACTTTTAATTTGTCAAGCAGTTCAGCCTGTCAATGTGCAGATTCGAAATAATATATTCTACAAGATCACCCCTCAGGCCGGACATTCATTAATCACCTTCCAGGCATTATCTGGTTTGAGTGGTGTGATGCTCGATCACAACCTTTACCATTTTCCTGTTCAGAGTCAAAATCTGATCACGGTTGGCAATCAAAATTTTAACAGTTTATCAACCTTTCGCAACCAATATCCAGCGCATGAGCGCAATGGTCAAAATGGCGATCCAAATTTTGTAAATCCACCATTGGACTTCCATTTAAGTACAGCGAGTTTATTGGCCATTGATCGCGGGGTAGACTTAACTGGAGTAGTAGAATTGGATCTGGATGGGCGTATAAGACCTCAGGATGGTGATGGCGTTGGTGGGGCAGCTTATGACATTGGGCCCTATGAGTTTTGTTGCTTTACTTCAATTGTTGAGGAGCAAAAGAGTACCGAATTTATTAGACTTACTCCTAATCCTCTTCGTGACAGATTAATTATTAACCACCGAGGCGTGCATTTAAATAGGATTTCGATTTGCACGGTGGAAGGAATAGAGATTAAGTCCTTAGTTGCAGAACAAGAAATAACGGAACTAGATCTGAATGAACTCTTGCCTGGCGTTTATTTTATGAAGGCTTGGTCTGTTGATCAGCGTTTGCATTCAATTCCATTTGTAAAATGGTAACACATTATTTTTCTGAATTTTGATCATTTGCAAGGTAAACTACTCATTCAGTTATAGTCTATACTCTATTGCCATTATATTTTTAAGATCCTAAAAAATTCTCTGTCAAATATTGTGAAGTATTCTTCAGCGCTGAATTTTTCAAAATGTGGGACAAAGAAATCTAAAATTTCACGTTCTCGCTTATTGTAAGATCTTAGATACTCCATTTTTAATTTTGCCTCACTTGTTATATTTATCTGCACGCTGGGTTCCGGCATTCCGGACACTTCGTATATTTTTTTTGCATTTTGCCATTCATCTCCGGAAAATCCCCAAGTTTTCATTCTTTCACCATGGCGTTTCATAATGGTATTTTCCATGTGCTGAGTATAAACACTTTGGTATATGTATGTCGGTGAAATAAGTTTGTCTGATGTTAAATTAATGACCATCTGGCTTATGAAAACGTGTTCCGGATGCCCGTAACCACCCATTTCATTATCAAGACTAAAAATGACAGTCGGCTTAAATTTATTGATGTATTTTATGTATTCCCTCACAATAACTTCCTTATTGAAAACATCGTTAAATCTATTTTTCGGAATTGGTTCGGAGGGATTTTTGGCACTTTTCAAATCATTTCTGTATTGTTCAGGCGTCAAATGGACAAACATAACCGTATCCAAAATATTGCGGCATGCCAATATTTGAGCAGCATTTCTCTCCGGTGACTTTGAAAAACTTACTACCGCAATTTCCCAACCATCTTTGTTGAGCTTTGATATCGTTCCTGCCATTCCGCACATGTCGTCATCGTGGGCAACGATGATCATGGCTCTTTTAGGTTCAATGTTTTGAAGTAAGGTGTCGTTAAGGAATGTTTCAGTCGGGGCAAATTGAGTAATATCTTTGATATTTTTGCAAGAGTAATTCAAGCACAATATTGAAATTAGAAACAGGTATAGATTATTATTCATTCAATTTTCTTATATTGTATTAATATTTCTAATTAATTCTTTATAAGATTCATCATAGGAAATTCCTACACAAATCTTCCTTCAAAAGAATCCAGTTAAAATTGGGCATTCCTTGCAAGTTGATAATTTTAGTCTGGCGGTCTATAAAGAATCCACGCACAAGTAGTATTTGTCATTTTGTCTTCGACTTTGGAGGGAACTTTTCTTCCAGGTGAACTTTTATGGTAGATTTCATTTAGTTCATATACCATGCGGCAACCAACAACAATATAATCCAATGGTATAAAGTATCTATACAAAATATAGGCAGCCATCGTATGAAGGTACTGACCAAACTAAAGTCAAAAGTCTTCTTTATTGCCATAAAATAATAAACAGCATTGATAATTGGAATTGATAAAAAAATCGAATAGGGAGCATTGAAGAAACTGATCATAGCCGCCAGGATCCATAACCATATAGACTGAAAAAGAGGAATCCATGTATTTGTATGAATAGTAAATATCATTGAATCATAATAGTACATTTTCTTTCGATATAGTATTGGGAATAATATTAGAGCATTGAGTGGAAGCAACAGAACAAAAATTAGATTATTTCCGGTAGTCATTTTTTTAGTGTAGGCCGATAAGGTTAATTTGCTATTTATTTGGTTTCGATAGGCTTTTATTAATAGAATATGAAAGTAATCTGTCTTGTACATTTGAGTCTGCAACCAACTTTTTATTTTATGGTCAGGAATGCTTTTTAATTCTCTTTGTGTACTAAGGGGTGTCGAGGGCAGGGTAGGCCAGAGTGTATTGGAAATAATTTTTATTGAAGTGCTTGATGAATCAGACATTTCATCAAATCGCAAGCTTAGTGCTTTACCTGATTCCACTGAAGGTTCTGAATAACGAGCACCTATATCTATTAGAAGCCAATAACTGAACATGAATAATGCTGTGCACCAAATGTACATCCTTACAGGAGGGGAGTAACGAACTCTTTTATCTTCAATATAATCTTTTGTGATTTTACCAGGATGTAAAATTAAGGTCTTAACGGTTAACCAAGTCTTATTGTCAAGGTGGAAAATGCCTTCCATTAACTCGTATAAGTAGTGAAAGAAGGGCATTCGAGGGCTGTGATTTCTCTGACCACAATTTGGACAGTAATTCATAATTGCCAGGTCAATCTTAAAATCGTAGTTGCAATTTTTGCAATGTTGGGTCCGTATTTTTTTTGAGGACATAGAATTAATAAATTTTATTTAAAAACTAATAAATTTTACTTCCAGCTTGTGGACGAATTAATGAAAAATTGTTGTCCCTAAGGTTCATAGATTCGGATTTATACGCAAAATACACTAATTTTTGAAATAATGGCTTCCTATTTATCAAAGAGAAGTAGAACTAAAACATTGTCTGAATTGATATTTTTATAGATTATAGTCAAATTCTAAGGGTAGCATTTGCTTAAGAGGGTATAAGCAAATATAATATCTTTTAATTAAATATTTAATACTTAATGATTCCTATGTCATTTCAAAGCATTTGTATGTACTTCAAGAATATGCTTTCATTTTGCGCTATAGTTCTATTGTTTAAAACATAATATACAATAGAACTTCTTCAGGCAAGGCCATGAACAATTTACACTGGAACTAACATGAATGAATGTACTTTAATTGCCATCAAAGTTATGTATGGTAATTCTTGAAGTAAATGCACTTCAAAAAACGGCGAGTTGAAACTGAATGGTCATATTTTACCCAAAGGTGTATTTGAAAAGTTCTTATTATGACTCTAATTGGAGGTTATATAATGGTCAACAATGTTTTTCTGATTATCAAATATCCAAATTGTTCAGAACCAAAAATAGGAATCTCCAACTATTTAATTTCAGAAATACTCTAGTTATGTTACACAAAAAATTATTTAAGAACTTTAACAACCGTTCTTAATCATAGACAGTTACCTTTTCAAATTCTTTTGTAAAATTAAATTTGCTTTGCTTTTATTGAATTTTGCAAAGTTTTAATGAACATGAAATCCAGCAGCCACAAATATATAGTTATTATTTAATCAATATTTTACCCTTGTCAACAACCTGGTTTTTATTCCATACTTGATATATATACA is part of the Candidatus Vicinibacter affinis genome and encodes:
- a CDS encoding T9SS type A sorting domain-containing protein: MKNIYCILTFIWMLTIEISAQNLFTEDFIYAPVDSLENSGEWFRSGIDLEYNIKVVSPGLEYKDYAGSGRGNSCLISNSGNGDVLYHHFSEPVTSGAAYLSFMFRVDSLPATVTEGYCIAFNPNSGGTNLNTSLSIKRLSNRTFNLGVQKQIEKDINYANAVFEIQKTYLIVLKYSIKQGVANDSSSLYVFERGVPAVEPIKPMATTIDGDDYTGQASVVLVNNYAQSGLTGCSLQIDGIRVGNSWATSVLNPVSATKPEAIQTNFVINHFPNPFHQKANISFEIPSKGMVQLSIFNESGFKCTTLLHAIKESGKHHIVWDAEQFPAGLYHCNIQFNDGLISRKMLLIK
- a CDS encoding class I SAM-dependent methyltransferase, with amino-acid sequence MIARNAIDWHTGIARNFDQKYTTSKNFRERYSIWTDIIDKYSNDKFLVLDIGCGSGVFSFYSAERNKEVIGVDASEKMLQICFEKLDELATKNVKFINGNIESLSQHVDHKADMVICSSVLEYIDDLDASIELIKQSMNVDGVFLLSMPNKQSLYRKLEALSYKLFGRPKYYKYVKNVCTLDEMTIKLKRFGFSTMEYKYYGETTFLSAIFRKMRLPQYSDNLYVIVARVLSGQTEAKS
- a CDS encoding carbonic anhydrase, with amino-acid sequence MKKIIIVFYFIILACSCNQNTNKVQLDQLSPLDKLKLGNQRFAKGAPIHPDETLQRIRELKKGQHPFAVVVSCSDSRIPPELIFDQGLGDIFTIRTAGNVIGDYELGSIEYAVEHLHCNLVIVLGHENCGAIEAFISSNNERHEDHIQNIVDYISNEDEEKAILDSLKTNPDLAIHANINHGVTTLQNSTPILKHLVEDKHLTVIGAYYDLDTGKVTFKDKIESN
- a CDS encoding right-handed parallel beta-helix repeat-containing protein; its protein translation is MKGSILFIAFLLCLGSRVNCTNYYFSSSRGNDNWSGRLQEPNASRTDGPKNSLQTLSNLLNQTVGAGDSVFMSRSDTWTTVQGIELRSANGSPNQYLFLGAYGNGSLPLIYLEGQGNVLTCRGSDTDPSSFLHISQIALSTRLTTNRPTGLWVGESWYPNKPHHILLDGLRINYCSNGMILYEQDITVQNCLFTNNGNGNTGQGIFCSAKNVIIRDNVLDNNGSGSVFVHSMYISQTENVLIEGNEIKNADDGLKLRTTNNLIVRNNIIHDTRIHSIHLGGDEGGGMRNVIVEGNILFNVPQGLRIASESGNQSLLTENVMVRNNIFPAMVQISSNGPVKDIYFFNNLFHSTNNQPTLLICQAVQPVNVQIRNNIFYKITPQAGHSLITFQALSGLSGVMLDHNLYHFPVQSQNLITVGNQNFNSLSTFRNQYPAHERNGQNGDPNFVNPPLDFHLSTASLLAIDRGVDLTGVVELDLDGRIRPQDGDGVGGAAYDIGPYEFCCFTSIVEEQKSTEFIRLTPNPLRDRLIINHRGVHLNRISICTVEGIEIKSLVAEQEITELDLNELLPGVYFMKAWSVDQRLHSIPFVKW
- a CDS encoding PIG-L family deacetylase, whose amino-acid sequence is MNNNLYLFLISILCLNYSCKNIKDITQFAPTETFLNDTLLQNIEPKRAMIIVAHDDDMCGMAGTISKLNKDGWEIAVVSFSKSPERNAAQILACRNILDTVMFVHLTPEQYRNDLKSAKNPSEPIPKNRFNDVFNKEVIVREYIKYINKFKPTVIFSLDNEMGGYGHPEHVFISQMVINLTSDKLISPTYIYQSVYTQHMENTIMKRHGERMKTWGFSGDEWQNAKKIYEVSGMPEPSVQINITSEAKLKMEYLRSYNKREREILDFFVPHFEKFSAEEYFTIFDREFFRILKI
- a CDS encoding DUF3667 domain-containing protein — its product is MNYCPNCGQRNHSPRMPFFHYLYELMEGIFHLDNKTWLTVKTLILHPGKITKDYIEDKRVRYSPPVRMYIWCTALFMFSYWLLIDIGARYSEPSVESGKALSLRFDEMSDSSSTSIKIISNTLWPTLPSTPLSTQRELKSIPDHKIKSWLQTQMYKTDYFHILLIKAYRNQINSKLTLSAYTKKMTTGNNLIFVLLLPLNALILFPILYRKKMYYYDSMIFTIHTNTWIPLFQSIWLWILAAMISFFNAPYSIFLSIPIINAVYYFMAIKKTFDFSLVSTFIRWLPIFCIDTLYHWIILLLVAAWYMN